Proteins encoded in a region of the Candidatus Neomarinimicrobiota bacterium genome:
- the rplQ gene encoding 50S ribosomal protein L17: MRHQKRGRKLGRTASHRKATLSNLASSLIEHKRIKTTDAKAKETRKFIEPLITKAKRGTLHDRRQVLRHIHRPDIVKILFDEIAPKYTDRQGGYTRIVKLGFRDNDSASVSQLELVDYAEMMADSGDSTEKKKRKTKKMVKAVTKAETQTDNEE, encoded by the coding sequence ATGCGGCATCAGAAACGCGGCAGAAAACTGGGACGGACGGCAAGCCATAGAAAGGCGACCTTGTCGAACCTTGCATCGTCTCTCATCGAACATAAGCGGATTAAGACTACCGATGCCAAGGCAAAGGAGACCCGCAAGTTCATCGAACCGCTCATCACTAAAGCCAAGCGGGGAACCCTGCATGACCGACGGCAAGTGCTGAGGCATATCCACAGGCCTGATATTGTGAAGATTCTGTTTGACGAAATCGCACCCAAGTATACTGATCGACAGGGCGGCTATACGCGGATTGTTAAGCTTGGCTTTAGAGATAACGACTCGGCTTCTGTCTCGCAGTTGGAATTGGTGGATTATGCGGAAATGATGGCCGATTCGGGGGATTCTACGGAGAAAAAGAAAAGAAAGACAAAGAAGATGGTTAAAGCTGTGACAAAGGCAGAAACCCAAACTGATAACGAGGAATAA
- a CDS encoding DNA-directed RNA polymerase subunit alpha: MTTNGEFKFRVDDKATTGSYGRFELEPLERGNGITVGNALRRILMTSIPGAAIVNMRVDGILHEFSTIDGVVEDVSDIIQNLKQVRFKLKENKPDKVQLSFTGKGNFAAKDINETSKQFKVMNPSLHIATLNDEANFTMELQIGVGKGYVDADSHRRVDSPIGTIFIDSIFNPVNRVTYDVEPVSSAKDSLERLVIEAHTDGTITPENALNHAANVLIEHLSQFVSEEAEPVLKIVEEIDEDVLRIRELLDNSIDEMELSVRSHNCLEAAGIGRIIDLVSKEESEMLKYKNFGRKSLSELVEKLGEMGLSFGMNVKRYMLETEQ, from the coding sequence ATGACAACAAATGGTGAATTCAAGTTCCGTGTAGATGATAAAGCGACGACAGGTTCTTACGGTCGTTTCGAATTAGAGCCTCTTGAGCGCGGTAACGGAATCACTGTGGGCAACGCCCTCAGAAGGATCTTGATGACCAGTATTCCGGGAGCAGCCATAGTCAATATGCGAGTTGACGGAATTCTTCACGAATTTTCGACAATCGATGGCGTAGTAGAAGATGTGTCAGACATCATCCAGAACCTCAAGCAGGTGCGATTCAAGCTGAAAGAAAACAAACCGGACAAAGTGCAACTCAGTTTTACCGGTAAGGGTAACTTTGCTGCAAAGGATATCAATGAAACGTCCAAGCAGTTCAAGGTTATGAATCCGAGTCTGCATATTGCAACGCTGAATGATGAAGCCAATTTCACTATGGAGCTACAGATCGGAGTGGGTAAAGGATATGTTGATGCCGATAGCCATCGAAGGGTAGACTCACCTATCGGGACTATCTTCATTGATTCCATTTTCAATCCCGTCAACCGGGTAACTTACGATGTTGAACCTGTATCGTCCGCCAAGGACAGTCTTGAGCGACTGGTCATTGAAGCTCATACTGATGGGACCATTACTCCTGAGAATGCCTTGAATCATGCAGCAAATGTTCTCATTGAGCATTTAAGTCAATTCGTTTCTGAAGAGGCAGAACCTGTCCTGAAGATCGTAGAGGAGATTGATGAAGATGTTCTTCGAATCCGTGAGCTTCTCGATAATAGTATTGATGAAATGGAACTCTCTGTAAGAAGTCACAACTGTCTTGAGGCAGCCGGGATTGGGCGGATTATTGATCTTGTTTCAAAGGAAGAGAGTGAAATGCTGAAGTACAAGAATTTCGGCAGAAAATCGCTTTCGGAACTTGTGGAGAAACTGGGAGAGATGGGACTCTCTTTCGGCATGAATGTTAAACGCTATATGTTAGAAACTGAGCAGTAG
- the rpsD gene encoding 30S ribosomal protein S4: MARYIGPKVKIARKFGENIFGNPKIGKILERKNYKPGQHGQSRRRRLSNYGMQLREKQKMKYSYGLLERQFRRYFKRAEKMQGETGVNLLQLLERRLDNVVYRLGLASTRDAARQLVNHGHFLVNNRKVNIPSFTVSAGDEIKVREKSRKLQVIHDSVKQIKGDLDSPWLALDKASLSGTVLKTPDKDELDPIFKVQVVVELFSK; encoded by the coding sequence ATGGCACGATATATCGGCCCTAAAGTAAAAATAGCTCGCAAATTTGGCGAGAATATCTTCGGCAATCCCAAGATAGGAAAAATCCTCGAAAGGAAGAATTATAAACCCGGCCAACACGGTCAGTCAAGACGGCGCAGACTGTCGAATTATGGAATGCAACTGCGTGAAAAACAGAAGATGAAGTACTCCTACGGGCTTCTTGAACGTCAATTCCGGCGCTATTTCAAGCGGGCTGAAAAAATGCAAGGTGAAACAGGTGTCAATCTCCTTCAACTCCTTGAGAGGCGTCTTGATAATGTGGTCTACCGTCTCGGTCTTGCTTCCACTCGTGATGCTGCCCGCCAATTGGTAAACCACGGCCATTTCCTGGTAAATAACAGAAAAGTAAATATTCCTTCTTTTACCGTCTCGGCAGGTGATGAGATCAAGGTGAGAGAAAAAAGTAGAAAACTGCAGGTAATTCATGATTCAGTTAAGCAGATCAAGGGGGATCTCGATTCTCCCTGGCTGGCGCTTGATAAGGCTTCACTGTCCGGCACTGTCCTGAAAACACCTGATAAAGATGAACTTGATCCGATATTCAAGGTACAGGTAGTAGTAGAGCTCTTTTCAAAGTAG
- the rpsK gene encoding 30S ribosomal protein S11, producing MAPPKRKKKKKKGQVPEDGIAHIKATFNNTIITLTDVNGNVISWASAGTTGFKGSRKSTSFAAQQAAQKAASEAMELGMKKVEVQVKGPGSGRESAIRSLGVVGMEVTAIRDVTPIPHNGCRPPKKRRV from the coding sequence ATGGCACCTCCGAAGAGAAAGAAAAAAAAGAAGAAGGGACAAGTGCCCGAGGATGGGATTGCCCATATTAAGGCAACTTTCAACAATACTATTATTACGCTGACTGATGTTAACGGGAACGTCATCTCATGGGCCAGCGCTGGTACAACCGGATTCAAGGGTTCGCGTAAGAGTACATCTTTCGCAGCGCAGCAGGCGGCCCAGAAGGCGGCCTCAGAAGCTATGGAACTTGGGATGAAAAAAGTTGAGGTTCAGGTAAAAGGGCCCGGGTCTGGCAGAGAATCAGCAATCCGCTCTCTGGGAGTTGTCGGCATGGAAGTGACGGCTATCCGTGACGTGACACCAATTCCGCATAACGGGTGTCGTCCGCCGAAGAAGCGACGGGTGTAG
- the rpsM gene encoding 30S ribosomal protein S13: MARIAGVDLPKDKKVEFALCYIYGIGHSRSKEILEQAKVDGNIRVNDLSEDQVTAIRDSVGTHKVEGACRTEYTMNVKRLMDIGSYRGFRHRRGLPVNGQRTKTNARTRKGRKKTVGLGRKTAVGKKA, from the coding sequence ATGGCACGTATAGCAGGTGTAGACTTGCCGAAAGACAAGAAAGTTGAATTTGCCCTCTGTTACATCTACGGCATAGGGCACTCGAGATCAAAGGAGATTCTCGAACAGGCAAAAGTTGATGGCAATATTCGCGTCAATGATCTTTCGGAAGATCAGGTAACGGCGATCCGGGACAGTGTTGGTACTCACAAGGTAGAAGGTGCATGCCGGACAGAATACACAATGAATGTGAAACGTTTGATGGATATCGGCAGTTACCGTGGGTTCCGTCATCGCCGGGGTCTACCGGTTAATGGACAAAGAACCAAGACGAATGCCAGGACCAGAAAAGGCAGGAAGAAGACGGTCGGTCTTGGAAGAAAAACGGCTGTCGGTAAGAAAGCTTAA
- the rpmJ gene encoding 50S ribosomal protein L36 produces the protein MKVRTSVRKICDKCKIIRRKGVVRVICVNPRHKQRQG, from the coding sequence ATGAAAGTTAGAACCTCAGTGAGAAAGATTTGTGATAAATGTAAGATTATCCGTAGAAAGGGCGTCGTGAGAGTAATCTGTGTAAATCCGCGGCATAAACAGAGGCAGGGATAG
- the infA gene encoding translation initiation factor IF-1, which translates to MAKEQPITIDGIIKEALPSAMFRVEVEIGGKTHEVLTHVSGKMRKYFIKILPGDVVTLEISPYDLSRGRIVYRHK; encoded by the coding sequence ATGGCTAAAGAACAGCCGATTACAATAGACGGTATCATCAAGGAAGCGCTCCCAAGTGCCATGTTCAGAGTAGAAGTTGAAATCGGCGGCAAAACGCACGAAGTATTAACACATGTATCCGGTAAAATGAGAAAATATTTTATTAAGATTTTGCCGGGTGACGTGGTAACACTCGAGATATCACCTTATGATCTCAGCAGGGGAAGAATCGTATATCGACATAAGTAG
- the map gene encoding type I methionyl aminopeptidase yields MVSIRSEREVEKIRESSRIVHETFELLEDKIVPGVTGKDIDSMVEEYILSQGAEPAFKGYMGYPSSICFSRNNEVVHGIPDGRILRDGDIVSIDCGALKDSYYGDSARTYAVGTSVEDDVRKLLDVTERSLYIGIEQAKNGNYVSDIGHKIQEYVESFDFSVVRELVGHGIGTQLHEDPQIPNYGNPGQGVELKTGMCFAIEPMVNKGSKEIYTKQDGWTVCTRDGNPSAHFEHTIVVGEDGGKILSNGVYDG; encoded by the coding sequence ATGGTAAGTATCAGAAGTGAGAGAGAAGTGGAGAAGATTCGGGAAAGTTCCAGAATCGTTCATGAGACTTTTGAGTTACTTGAAGATAAGATTGTCCCGGGTGTAACGGGTAAAGATATAGATTCGATGGTTGAAGAGTATATCCTCTCTCAGGGAGCCGAACCCGCATTCAAAGGCTATATGGGATATCCTTCCTCCATCTGTTTTTCGAGAAATAACGAGGTGGTACATGGAATTCCTGATGGGAGAATATTGCGTGACGGAGATATCGTTTCAATTGACTGCGGCGCTCTTAAAGATAGCTACTACGGAGATAGCGCCAGAACCTATGCGGTTGGTACTTCGGTTGAAGACGATGTGAGGAAACTTCTTGATGTAACAGAACGATCTCTCTACATCGGTATCGAGCAGGCGAAAAACGGCAACTATGTTTCAGATATCGGTCACAAGATTCAGGAATATGTGGAAAGTTTCGATTTTTCAGTTGTACGGGAGTTGGTTGGGCACGGCATTGGAACGCAACTTCACGAAGATCCACAGATTCCTAATTACGGCAATCCGGGGCAGGGAGTGGAACTTAAGACTGGTATGTGTTTTGCCATTGAACCGATGGTGAATAAGGGTAGTAAGGAAATCTATACAAAACAGGATGGCTGGACGGTATGTACTCGTGACGGCAACCCTTCGGCGCACTTTGAACACACAATCGTGGTGGGCGAAGACGGCGGCAAAATCCTGAGCAACGGTGTCTATGATGGCTAA
- the secY gene encoding preprotein translocase subunit SecY has protein sequence MIDKFRNIFNIPELRKRILFTLSLLFVVRVGAHVPVPGIDGEALGAAIQNFQNTLFGLYDLFAGGAFQKATLFALGIMPYISASIIIQLMGVVVPYFQRLQKEGEEGRKKITQLTRYGTVLISFLQSYGVAIFLENLESTVGGMGVMVVPDPGFMFKFTTMVSLVTGTVFIMWLGEQITERGIGNGISLIIMIGIVARLPNMVISEISLIQEEIRGPLTEIVLIGIMFVIVAFVVLITQGTRKIPVQYAKRIVGRKVYGGQSTHIPMRVNTAGVMPIIFAQSIMFLPSTVATFFQNSEFMQGVLRVFSFEHWFYWLVFGSLIVFFTYFYTAIAFNPVEVADNMKKHGGFIPGVRPGKKTSEFIDNILTRVTLPGSFFLAFIAVFPYLLMNTMDVSYNLASFFGGTSLLIIVGVALDTLQQIESHLLMRHYDGFLKHGKIRGRRRS, from the coding sequence ATGATTGATAAGTTCAGAAATATTTTTAACATCCCTGAGCTACGGAAGAGAATTTTATTTACCCTTAGCCTTCTTTTTGTTGTTCGTGTTGGAGCGCACGTCCCAGTTCCCGGTATAGATGGCGAAGCGTTAGGGGCAGCAATTCAGAATTTCCAGAACACACTGTTTGGTCTCTATGATCTGTTTGCCGGAGGTGCTTTTCAGAAAGCGACCCTGTTTGCACTCGGAATAATGCCATACATCTCAGCGTCTATCATTATCCAGTTGATGGGTGTGGTGGTACCCTATTTTCAGCGACTGCAGAAGGAAGGCGAAGAAGGTCGTAAAAAGATTACCCAGTTAACGCGCTACGGTACAGTCTTGATCTCCTTCCTTCAGTCCTACGGAGTCGCAATTTTTCTCGAAAATCTGGAGTCCACCGTTGGAGGAATGGGGGTGATGGTGGTACCGGATCCTGGGTTCATGTTCAAGTTTACGACAATGGTGTCGCTCGTGACGGGAACGGTGTTCATCATGTGGCTTGGCGAACAGATAACAGAACGGGGTATTGGCAACGGGATATCATTGATTATCATGATCGGAATTGTAGCCAGACTGCCTAATATGGTGATCAGTGAAATTTCACTGATTCAGGAAGAAATTCGAGGTCCACTTACGGAGATTGTCCTGATTGGAATCATGTTTGTTATTGTAGCATTTGTCGTTTTGATTACTCAGGGGACACGAAAAATCCCGGTGCAGTACGCCAAACGGATTGTGGGTCGAAAAGTTTACGGTGGTCAATCAACTCATATTCCTATGAGAGTTAATACTGCGGGGGTCATGCCCATCATTTTTGCTCAGTCAATCATGTTTTTGCCCAGCACCGTGGCGACGTTTTTCCAGAACAGTGAGTTCATGCAAGGCGTATTGAGGGTATTTTCGTTTGAACACTGGTTCTACTGGCTTGTCTTCGGATCGTTGATTGTCTTCTTTACCTATTTTTACACTGCTATCGCCTTCAATCCCGTAGAAGTGGCTGACAATATGAAGAAGCATGGCGGGTTCATTCCCGGTGTAAGACCGGGCAAAAAAACTTCTGAATTCATCGACAACATCCTGACAAGAGTGACACTGCCGGGATCGTTCTTCCTGGCATTCATTGCTGTTTTCCCTTATCTACTAATGAACACTATGGACGTTAGCTATAACCTTGCATCCTTCTTTGGCGGAACCAGTCTTCTTATTATCGTGGGCGTAGCTCTGGACACGCTGCAGCAAATTGAGTCTCACCTGCTGATGCGGCATTATGACGGATTCCTCAAGCATGGGAAAATCAGAGGACGGAGAAGATCCTGA
- the rplO gene encoding 50S ribosomal protein L15 codes for MKPSSGAQKSPKRLGRGEGSGKGKTSGRGNKGYHSRSGSKRRSWYEGGQMPLQRRVPKRGFSNARFKITHQIVSIAGIDKLGEKKVDVLTMWERGLIQTVVAPVKVLANGEISSAVEVTAHAFSKGAAEKIEKAGGKTIIV; via the coding sequence TTGAAACCCTCATCCGGAGCTCAGAAAAGCCCCAAGCGTCTTGGCCGCGGTGAAGGTTCGGGCAAAGGGAAGACCTCTGGACGGGGCAACAAGGGATATCATTCCCGGTCCGGCAGTAAACGACGCTCGTGGTATGAAGGTGGTCAGATGCCGTTGCAGAGGCGTGTTCCCAAGCGGGGATTCTCCAACGCACGTTTCAAAATCACCCATCAAATTGTCAGTATTGCCGGTATCGATAAACTTGGTGAGAAGAAGGTTGATGTTTTAACTATGTGGGAGCGTGGATTGATCCAGACTGTGGTTGCTCCCGTAAAGGTGCTGGCCAATGGAGAGATAAGTTCGGCCGTTGAAGTGACAGCCCACGCTTTTAGCAAGGGAGCAGCCGAAAAAATAGAAAAAGCCGGGGGCAAGACGATTATTGTATGA
- the rpmD gene encoding 50S ribosomal protein L30, producing the protein MAKKKQKTLKITQTRSVIGHREKTKRTMTALGLRKMHQTVHHVDTPQIRGMIEAVEFLLEVEEE; encoded by the coding sequence ATGGCCAAGAAGAAACAGAAAACATTGAAAATTACCCAGACTAGAAGTGTCATCGGTCATCGAGAAAAGACCAAGCGGACGATGACTGCTTTGGGTCTCAGGAAGATGCATCAAACTGTACATCACGTTGATACACCCCAGATTAGAGGTATGATTGAGGCAGTTGAGTTTCTTTTAGAGGTTGAAGAAGAGTGA
- the rpsE gene encoding 30S ribosomal protein S5, whose product MSTIDPTELELQEETVIRINRVAKVVSGGRRFRFSALVTVGDGKGHVGLGYGKANEVIAAITKSKENAKKNLFRIPLVNGTIPHKIIGKFGASRVMLKPAAPGTGIIAGSVVRGLVEQAGITDILTKRFGSTNPNNIVRATEVALRNLQDPVSVANRRGITLSEIFK is encoded by the coding sequence TTGAGTACTATTGATCCAACAGAGCTTGAACTTCAGGAAGAGACGGTTATCCGGATAAACCGCGTTGCGAAAGTTGTGTCCGGGGGCAGAAGATTTCGTTTCAGTGCGCTTGTCACAGTAGGTGATGGGAAAGGACATGTGGGGCTCGGTTACGGTAAGGCAAATGAAGTGATTGCTGCCATTACAAAATCTAAAGAGAACGCGAAGAAAAATCTTTTTCGCATCCCGCTTGTCAACGGTACAATTCCGCACAAGATTATCGGGAAATTTGGGGCAAGCCGGGTCATGTTGAAGCCAGCGGCGCCCGGTACAGGGATTATTGCCGGAAGTGTCGTACGGGGTCTGGTTGAACAGGCCGGTATTACCGACATCCTCACAAAGCGGTTCGGTTCGACAAATCCTAACAATATTGTGAGAGCAACAGAGGTCGCCTTGAGAAATCTTCAGGATCCGGTATCAGTGGCAAACCGCAGGGGAATCACGTTAAGCGAAATCTTTAAGTAG
- the rplR gene encoding 50S ribosomal protein L18, whose translation MLGTNNNPRLVVYRSLNHIYSQIVDDQKGETVVSASSVEKGIQSKLKSAKSNVEKSEIVGRVLAERAKTKKIGKVVFDRNGFLYHGRIKALADGARTGGLKF comes from the coding sequence ATGTTGGGGACAAACAATAATCCGCGACTGGTTGTCTATCGCAGTTTGAATCACATCTATAGTCAGATTGTAGATGATCAGAAGGGTGAGACAGTGGTATCGGCCTCATCTGTAGAGAAGGGGATTCAATCAAAGTTGAAGAGTGCCAAGTCAAATGTCGAAAAAAGTGAAATCGTAGGACGTGTTTTGGCTGAAAGAGCAAAAACTAAGAAGATAGGGAAAGTTGTATTCGACAGAAATGGATTTCTCTATCATGGCAGGATTAAGGCGCTGGCTGATGGCGCGCGAACAGGAGGATTGAAGTTTTGA
- the rplF gene encoding 50S ribosomal protein L6 translates to MSRIGKQPIAIPEGVKVSLKGSRAVVEGPKGTLEFEFNADMIIKQEKEHLEVQRPSDSKTYRSLHGTTRALLSNMVHGVSDGFSKDLEIIGIGFSAVMERKRLKLALGYSHDIYFEPPEEIEIKATKSKLTVSGIDRQLVGQVAAKIRSFNPPEPYKGKGIRYADEHVSIKKGKTVGE, encoded by the coding sequence ATGTCTAGAATTGGAAAACAGCCTATTGCCATACCGGAAGGGGTGAAGGTCTCTCTGAAGGGCAGCCGTGCGGTGGTTGAAGGTCCAAAAGGGACGTTAGAATTTGAATTCAATGCCGATATGATTATCAAACAGGAGAAGGAACATTTAGAAGTTCAGAGACCATCTGACAGCAAGACTTACCGTTCTTTACACGGTACAACAAGGGCTCTCCTGTCTAACATGGTTCATGGAGTATCCGACGGTTTTTCGAAGGATCTTGAAATAATCGGTATCGGATTCAGCGCTGTAATGGAAAGAAAGCGACTCAAACTGGCCTTGGGATACTCTCACGACATCTATTTTGAACCGCCGGAAGAGATTGAGATAAAAGCGACAAAGAGCAAACTGACTGTTTCAGGGATTGATCGACAATTAGTTGGACAAGTTGCAGCTAAGATCAGATCTTTCAATCCTCCTGAGCCGTATAAGGGTAAAGGAATCCGGTACGCTGACGAGCACGTAAGTATCAAGAAAGGTAAAACCGTAGGGGAATAA
- the rpsH gene encoding 30S ribosomal protein S8 has protein sequence MSMTDPVADLLTRIRNGQASASRWVDVPASNLKIRILYILKEEHYLKDFFIINNPVGKVIRVFLKYDRSGSPVIKHLKRISKPGRRIYSKAGEVPRVLDGLGISILTTSKGVVSNKVAKKLNVGGEIVCNVW, from the coding sequence GTGAGTATGACAGATCCAGTTGCTGATTTGCTGACCAGAATCCGTAATGGACAGGCTTCAGCGAGTCGTTGGGTAGATGTTCCAGCTTCTAACCTGAAGATCCGGATCCTCTATATTCTCAAAGAAGAACACTATCTTAAAGATTTTTTCATCATTAATAATCCTGTAGGAAAGGTGATAAGAGTATTTTTGAAATATGATCGCTCTGGAAGTCCTGTTATTAAGCATCTCAAGCGGATAAGTAAACCCGGCAGGCGGATCTACTCTAAGGCCGGTGAAGTACCGCGGGTTCTTGATGGTCTTGGAATATCAATCTTAACCACATCCAAGGGAGTCGTGTCAAACAAAGTTGCCAAGAAGTTGAACGTTGGCGGAGAGATAGTTTGCAACGTCTGGTAG
- a CDS encoding type Z 30S ribosomal protein S14, with protein sequence MAKKSLIVKSKKSQKFSVRRYHRCSKCGRSRGFLRRFGLCRLCFRELALKGEIPGVTKASW encoded by the coding sequence ATGGCAAAAAAGTCACTGATCGTTAAATCAAAAAAGTCACAAAAGTTTTCGGTAAGGCGATATCACAGATGCTCAAAGTGCGGCCGTTCGCGGGGGTTTCTGAGAAGATTTGGTCTTTGCCGTCTCTGTTTCCGGGAACTTGCACTGAAAGGGGAAATCCCCGGTGTTACCAAGGCGAGCTGGTAG
- the rplE gene encoding 50S ribosomal protein L5 encodes MAEEKKKSSVKAKKAGTAKKAVPKKKKPSASSTNGYVPNLFRGYQNDIVPALKKKLHLKNNLEVPCLEKISLNIGIGNAKDEKASLEHAVDDLTTISGQKAVITRAKKAISNFKLRVGDPVGCRVTLRKWMMYEFLERLVSIALPRVRDFNGLSIKSFDGRGNFNFGIEEQIVFPEIDYDKIDRVRGLDITIVTTANNDEGGYELLKSLGFPFKEKDPFTSKVQDVEEVDEESSPESVEEVA; translated from the coding sequence TTGGCAGAAGAAAAGAAAAAGAGTAGTGTAAAGGCAAAGAAAGCTGGCACAGCAAAGAAGGCTGTTCCTAAGAAAAAGAAGCCGTCTGCCTCTTCTACAAATGGGTATGTACCTAACCTCTTCCGAGGATATCAGAATGACATTGTGCCTGCTCTAAAAAAGAAATTGCATCTGAAAAACAATCTTGAAGTGCCGTGTTTGGAGAAAATATCTTTGAACATCGGCATCGGGAATGCGAAAGATGAGAAAGCATCTCTGGAACATGCCGTAGATGATCTGACAACTATTTCCGGTCAGAAGGCTGTAATCACACGCGCAAAAAAGGCCATCTCTAATTTCAAGCTCAGAGTCGGAGATCCCGTCGGATGCCGCGTTACCCTTAGAAAATGGATGATGTACGAGTTCCTGGAAAGACTTGTATCTATAGCCCTGCCCCGCGTACGTGATTTCAATGGACTCTCTATCAAATCATTTGACGGCCGAGGGAACTTCAACTTTGGCATTGAAGAGCAGATTGTCTTTCCTGAGATTGACTACGATAAAATAGACCGGGTACGTGGCTTAGATATTACTATCGTCACTACTGCTAACAATGATGAAGGCGGCTACGAATTACTTAAATCTCTAGGATTTCCCTTTAAGGAAAAAGATCCTTTCACGAGTAAAGTTCAGGATGTTGAAGAAGTGGATGAAGAAAGTTCTCCGGAATCGGTTGAAGAGGTTGCATAA
- the rplX gene encoding 50S ribosomal protein L24 has protein sequence MNIRKGDTVEVISGDDRGKKGKVLQSYPTTDKIVVEGINFIKRHTRPSQNNPQGGIVEREAPIHVSNVMLVAGGQRTRVGLRFLETGRKVRYSLKTGDDIDS, from the coding sequence ATGAATATTAGAAAGGGAGATACTGTTGAGGTGATCTCCGGTGATGACCGAGGGAAAAAGGGTAAAGTTCTGCAATCTTATCCCACAACTGATAAAATCGTTGTTGAAGGTATTAATTTCATAAAGCGACATACCCGTCCCTCGCAGAACAATCCTCAAGGTGGAATTGTCGAGCGGGAGGCACCCATTCATGTCTCTAACGTTATGCTGGTGGCTGGCGGGCAGAGGACCCGGGTGGGACTCCGTTTTCTAGAAACGGGTCGCAAGGTTAGGTACTCTCTTAAAACTGGTGATGATATAGATTCTTAA
- the rplN gene encoding 50S ribosomal protein L14, which yields MIQSETRLKVADNTGAREVLCFKVLGGTRRRYASVGDIVVVTVKQAIPGGMVKKGEKSRAVIVRTRKEVGRKDGSYVRFDDNAAVLLTGAGEPRGTRIFGPVARELREKGFMKIVSMAPEVI from the coding sequence ATGATTCAGTCAGAAACAAGACTAAAAGTCGCGGACAATACTGGTGCAAGAGAAGTACTCTGTTTCAAAGTTTTGGGCGGTACAAGACGGCGCTATGCAAGTGTGGGAGATATCGTGGTAGTAACTGTTAAACAGGCGATTCCTGGTGGTATGGTGAAGAAGGGTGAAAAGTCGCGAGCTGTCATTGTTCGGACGAGAAAAGAGGTGGGAAGGAAAGACGGTTCTTATGTCAGGTTTGATGATAATGCGGCGGTTCTGCTTACCGGTGCCGGGGAACCACGCGGAACGCGGATTTTCGGTCCCGTAGCCCGTGAATTAAGAGAAAAAGGCTTTATGAAAATTGTTTCCATGGCGCCTGAGGTGATATAA